In Plasmodium relictum strain SGS1 genome assembly, chromosome: 6, one DNA window encodes the following:
- the P28 gene encoding 28 kDa ookinete surface protein, putative produces the protein MKFSYSFLFFLFIIISVILTEVGCSYWNCINGYEIQMSNHKECKCNNGYVNLDEDMCSPIFKCDHLDSTHRPCDNYSVCTESPVRNGQSKLTCQCSIGYIKQGDSCVPAVCKNIDCVNGKCIENPDNPDRPMCSCNIGKDVNPEDNGACTKDGTTECTLYCQIGDICKQEGPFYTCTIDESGSSSSGGGGGGGDGDGADGNDKDSSSGSFNRNLSVFNTLSIIFLIALFYII, from the coding sequence atgaaattttcttatagttttttgtttttcctttttattataatttcagTTATATTAACTGAAGTTGGTTGTTCTTATTGGAACTGTATAAATGGTTATGAGATACAAATGAGTAATCATAAGGAGTGTAAGTGTAATAATGGATATGTAAATTTAGATGAAGATATGTGCTCACCAATATTTAAATGTGACCACTTAGATAGCACACATAGACCTTGTGATAATTATTCTGTGTGCACAGAATCTCCAGTTAGAAATGGCCAAAGCAAATTGACTTGCCAGTGTTCGATAGGTTATATTAAACAAGGTGATTCATGTGTTCCAGCTGTTTGCAAAAATATTGATTGTGTAAATGGAAAGTGCATAGAAAATCCAGATAATCCGGATAGACCAATGTGTTCGTGCAATATAGGCAAAGACGTAAATCCAGAAGATAATGGAGCATGCACAAAAGACGGGACAACTGAATGTACATTATATTGCCAAATAGGTGATATATGTAAACAAGAGGGACCATTTTATACATGTACTATTGATGAATCCGGATCTAGTAGCAGTGGTGGTGGTGGTGGTGGCGGTGATGGTGATGGTGCTGATGGTAATGATAAGGATTCATCCTCAGGTAGTTTTAATAGGAACCTATCAGTTTTCAATACATTAAGtataattttcttaattgctttattctatattatttga